From Pseudoalteromonas viridis, one genomic window encodes:
- a CDS encoding MFS transporter — MLQHTANHAENSGFSYFCLAFVAMAGLAYLNFLPAVVDALASGIGFSAQQAGTLVASNGYGALVGSICAIFVVRHIGWKPALLFSFIALGAMELSTSAWSTYTGLLVWRFIAGILGGFSVGISFAILARLTNPDRAFGTLLFIQFSIGSVVIYAVPALERLLGGYAVFYIMAAVVFIALLFLPLLPALPAAHSPKQHSNRLHFTAKSARLLMAMLLYLVAASGIWAFAGQMGLSAGQSQAQVSQIIALTGLLGLAGALLPILKPGQTHRTLYLCGGILLSFMAALLLIYAHFDLVYMLALALLFLTWPAVHAYLLALIAEQDSSGQLSSVAAVVSNIGVASGPLLGAALLRSDVYTMMLCTFAALFTLCLLLLQRPLKSPAQRHSQLSTTANHNYQTTRSIR; from the coding sequence ATGTTACAGCACACTGCGAACCATGCAGAAAACTCAGGATTTAGTTATTTTTGCCTGGCATTCGTTGCCATGGCCGGACTGGCCTATCTCAACTTTTTACCCGCCGTTGTGGATGCGTTAGCAAGCGGGATTGGCTTTTCCGCACAGCAGGCCGGTACTCTGGTGGCCAGCAATGGTTATGGCGCTTTAGTGGGCAGTATCTGCGCCATCTTTGTGGTTCGCCATATTGGCTGGAAACCCGCTTTACTGTTCTCCTTCATCGCATTAGGCGCTATGGAGCTCAGTACATCAGCATGGAGCACTTATACAGGTTTGCTGGTCTGGCGATTTATCGCCGGGATACTGGGTGGCTTTAGTGTCGGCATCTCATTTGCCATCCTGGCGCGTTTAACGAACCCGGACAGAGCCTTCGGCACCTTGCTGTTTATTCAGTTCAGTATCGGCTCTGTGGTGATCTATGCCGTGCCAGCACTTGAACGCCTGCTCGGTGGCTACGCCGTGTTTTATATCATGGCCGCAGTGGTTTTTATCGCCTTGCTTTTTTTGCCCTTGCTGCCAGCCTTGCCAGCGGCACATAGCCCAAAACAGCATTCAAATCGTCTGCATTTCACAGCCAAAAGTGCCCGGTTGCTAATGGCAATGCTGCTCTATCTGGTTGCAGCCAGCGGGATTTGGGCATTTGCAGGCCAGATGGGCCTAAGTGCAGGCCAGTCTCAAGCTCAAGTTAGCCAGATCATTGCACTGACCGGTTTACTGGGACTAGCAGGCGCATTACTCCCCATTCTGAAACCGGGTCAGACACACCGCACACTGTATTTATGTGGCGGCATATTGCTCTCTTTTATGGCTGCCTTACTGCTCATTTATGCGCATTTTGACCTCGTCTACATGCTGGCGTTAGCGCTGTTATTTCTTACCTGGCCTGCGGTGCATGCTTATCTGCTCGCCCTCATCGCTGAGCAGGATAGCTCAGGACAGCTTTCATCCGTCGCAGCTGTAGTATCCAACATTGGGGTGGCATCTGGCCCACTCCTTGGTGCGGCACTATTAAGAAGCGATGTCTATACCATGATGCTATGCACCTTTGCAGCCCTGTTTACCCTTTGTCTGCTCTTGCTGCAACGCCCGTTAAAAAGCCCCGCGCAGCGTCATTCACAGCTAAGTACAACCGCCAACCACAACTACCAAACCACCAGGAGTATCCGATGA
- a CDS encoding SCO family protein, protein MHNKYALLLTLLVGCGLGVLIPITQPVQPGTAQAMIQKAERTLAPFELQSVNGQFDQHVLQEQWTIMMFGFTHCPDICPTALSRLAALETQLTALSVPRQPRYVFVSVDPRRDSVTALDTYVRHFSPSFIGVTGHPDQLKSLAQSTGAQFQVNNAPDNYLVAHSTMLFLLDPSATLQGRFDINQDLGELAVQLKRFLN, encoded by the coding sequence ATGCATAACAAATACGCGCTATTGCTCACCCTGCTTGTCGGCTGCGGACTCGGCGTGCTGATCCCCATTACGCAACCCGTGCAACCCGGCACCGCACAGGCCATGATACAAAAAGCCGAACGTACTCTGGCACCATTTGAGCTGCAAAGTGTAAACGGCCAGTTTGATCAGCACGTGCTGCAAGAGCAATGGACAATCATGATGTTTGGGTTCACACATTGTCCGGATATTTGCCCAACCGCCTTGTCCCGATTAGCCGCGCTGGAAACACAATTAACTGCGCTTTCCGTCCCCCGGCAGCCCAGGTATGTGTTTGTGTCCGTCGACCCACGAAGAGATTCCGTTACAGCACTCGACACCTATGTACGTCATTTCAGCCCTTCATTTATTGGTGTTACCGGTCACCCCGACCAACTCAAGTCACTCGCTCAAAGCACAGGAGCACAATTTCAGGTAAATAATGCCCCCGACAACTATCTGGTTGCGCACTCCACCATGCTCTTTTTGCTCGATCCGAGCGCGACGCTGCAGGGCCGATTTGATATTAACCAAGATCTGGGCGAACTCGCAGTTCAGTTGAAGCGCTTTCTAAACTGA
- a CDS encoding isochorismatase family protein has product MNKALLVIDTQDSFYHTPYWSERDLADFQHNLTQLIAAFRCNQHKVVKILHSRDDMPDSPFNPASGLVQPMAFLDTSFDKTFYKSVHNAFTDTGLAMWLKRNNIDCVTITGIRTEQCCETTTRVASDLGFQVEFVTDATLTFDMQHQPSGQRFSADEIKVRTELVLAERFATICKPQDFVA; this is encoded by the coding sequence ATGAATAAAGCTCTCCTTGTTATAGACACTCAGGATTCCTTCTATCATACGCCTTACTGGTCGGAGCGCGACCTTGCAGACTTTCAGCACAATCTGACTCAGCTGATAGCGGCATTTCGGTGCAATCAGCACAAAGTGGTAAAAATCCTTCATAGCCGTGACGATATGCCGGATAGCCCTTTCAATCCGGCATCCGGTTTGGTTCAACCCATGGCCTTTTTGGATACATCGTTTGATAAAACCTTTTATAAGTCAGTACACAATGCCTTTACCGATACAGGGTTGGCTATGTGGTTGAAAAGAAATAACATAGATTGTGTGACCATCACGGGGATCCGCACTGAGCAGTGTTGCGAGACCACCACCCGCGTCGCGAGCGATCTGGGTTTTCAGGTCGAGTTTGTCACCGATGCGACCCTAACGTTTGATATGCAACATCAGCCAAGCGGTCAGCGCTTTAGTGCCGACGAAATCAAGGTTCGTACCGAGCTGGTATTGGCTGAGCGCTTTGCCACAATCTGCAAACCTCAGGACTTTGTGGCCTAA
- a CDS encoding GlxA family transcriptional regulator, with product MPASQQFYFVLLQNTLPLDLAGPLQVLLEARRAGLSLDIHYVSAEDEQVMDGGLALHQLKPLPERLNTSDVIILPGCNHSFSSYDSAAGIRTQQWLKSQARYDPYILTICSGAVLAAKAGLMDHKACTTHFALIERFRQAFVTAKVSDNRIFVQDNKLFSSAGISSGIDMTLHFVSLQFGEQIAAQVAREMLVYFRRNGQDPQLSPWLRYRNHMHRALHQVQDQVCRQLNHPHSLQSLANQANLSVRQLTRVFKQNLGITPGEYVSGIKVAHAKALLSHSNLQIEAIADACGYSSARHFRRVWNQFESLSPSQYRQACQ from the coding sequence ATGCCGGCATCGCAGCAGTTTTACTTTGTCCTGTTACAAAATACCTTACCGCTTGACCTGGCAGGGCCATTGCAGGTGTTGCTCGAGGCCCGCCGTGCCGGGCTGTCACTTGATATTCATTATGTCAGTGCCGAGGATGAGCAGGTAATGGATGGAGGTCTGGCATTGCATCAGCTCAAGCCGCTCCCCGAGCGGCTAAATACTTCGGATGTGATCATATTACCTGGCTGCAACCATTCATTTTCTAGTTATGACAGCGCAGCCGGAATACGCACCCAGCAATGGCTAAAATCACAGGCCAGATATGACCCCTATATACTCACTATTTGCTCGGGCGCCGTTTTAGCGGCCAAAGCCGGCTTGATGGATCATAAAGCCTGTACAACACATTTTGCGCTGATTGAACGCTTTCGCCAGGCCTTTGTGACGGCCAAAGTGAGCGATAACCGCATCTTTGTGCAGGATAACAAGCTATTTAGCAGTGCAGGCATTAGCTCGGGTATAGACATGACGCTGCATTTTGTCTCTTTGCAGTTTGGCGAACAAATTGCCGCTCAGGTCGCCCGGGAGATGCTGGTCTATTTTCGGCGCAACGGACAGGACCCTCAGCTCAGCCCCTGGCTGCGTTATCGTAATCATATGCACCGAGCCTTACATCAGGTGCAGGATCAGGTTTGTCGCCAACTCAATCATCCGCATAGCCTGCAATCACTGGCAAACCAGGCCAACCTCTCGGTTCGACAACTCACCCGTGTGTTCAAACAAAATCTGGGGATCACTCCGGGTGAATATGTCAGTGGCATTAAAGTGGCACATGCCAAAGCTCTGCTATCTCACAGCAATCTGCAAATTGAAGCCATTGCCGATGCCTGTGGCTATAGCAGCGCACGCCACTTTCGTCGCGTCTGGAATCAGTTTGAGTCGCTTTCTCCTTCGCAGTACCGACAGGCCTGCCAGTAG
- the def gene encoding peptide deformylase codes for MAILEILTAPDPRLRITAKPVTDVASVQALIDDMLETLYATSNGIGLAATQVGREEAIVIIDISDQRNDPLILINPEVVSGSNKAMGQEGCLSVPDYFADVERYTEVTVSARDRNGKPITVQSDEFLAIVMQHEIDHLSGNLFIDYLSPLKRQMAMKKVKKYVKAHSKQSA; via the coding sequence ATGGCAATATTAGAGATTCTAACCGCCCCCGATCCAAGGTTGCGCATAACAGCCAAACCTGTCACCGATGTGGCATCTGTACAGGCACTGATAGACGACATGCTGGAGACTTTGTATGCCACCAGCAACGGCATTGGGCTGGCAGCAACTCAGGTGGGTCGAGAAGAAGCCATTGTGATCATTGATATTTCGGACCAGCGTAACGATCCGCTGATCCTCATTAATCCAGAGGTCGTGAGTGGCAGTAACAAAGCAATGGGGCAGGAGGGCTGCTTGTCTGTGCCTGATTACTTTGCCGATGTTGAGCGCTATACCGAGGTCACAGTGTCAGCACGGGACCGCAATGGCAAACCCATTACAGTACAAAGCGATGAGTTTCTGGCCATCGTGATGCAGCATGAAATCGACCACTTGTCGGGCAACCTGTTTATTGACTACCTGTCGCCACTCAAGCGTCAAATGGCGATGAAAAAAGTTAAAAAATACGTCAAGGCACACAGTAAACAAAGCGCCTGA
- a CDS encoding FMN-dependent NADH-azoreductase, whose translation MKKQVLIIKSSPANEFSVSSEIADYLQAQLQNSNETQAFTIRDLSKTPAPVYDNQILNSFYGDQNALTAEQTEIAQPSLLYIDELKQADIIVFASPMHNFSVTSLMKNYIDQICRFGLTFSYSEQGPKGLLEGKQAVIIASAGADMSQPEMHSVDFQVPYLKQVLGFIGITNIDVITAYGISMPDIGSEVATEQAKAQVDQWIGAIV comes from the coding sequence ATGAAAAAACAAGTGCTTATTATAAAGTCTAGTCCTGCAAATGAGTTTTCTGTATCCAGTGAGATAGCGGACTATTTGCAAGCACAATTGCAAAACTCAAATGAAACCCAGGCTTTTACAATACGAGACCTGAGTAAAACCCCGGCGCCGGTTTATGATAATCAAATTCTCAATAGTTTCTATGGCGATCAGAATGCGCTCACTGCTGAGCAAACTGAGATAGCACAGCCATCATTGCTTTATATTGATGAGCTGAAACAGGCCGACATTATTGTTTTCGCTTCTCCGATGCACAACTTCAGTGTCACGAGTTTGATGAAAAACTACATAGATCAGATCTGCCGGTTCGGGCTGACCTTCTCATATTCAGAGCAAGGACCGAAAGGACTATTGGAAGGTAAACAGGCGGTGATCATTGCCAGTGCCGGTGCCGATATGTCGCAGCCTGAAATGCATTCTGTCGACTTTCAGGTGCCCTACCTGAAGCAGGTGCTTGGCTTTATTGGCATTACGAACATTGATGTGATCACCGCATATGGGATCAGTATGCCGGATATTGGCAGTGAAGTGGCGACCGAACAGGCGAAAGCCCAGGTAGATCAGTGGATAGGTGCAATTGTCTGA
- a CDS encoding LysR family transcriptional regulator yields the protein MDKLRALRYFKRVVELNSFSAVAEECSVPASSVSRRIRDLEASLGIELVKRTTRHVSITDLGQLYYQHIDEILSRLNYADELLSQSMDNPSGTLKISAPPGLAQALLVPLFRHFRQQFPNILLDLDYTNEYALFGQDSVDLAIRGGPIDDARLIARPLIRSGFTLWAHTQLANQLNTKFGSANWSLDQLSQCPAIMFRNKAAIVPWWVQTGDDWLPVSTNPVLISNDSATLLDALAHGEGLLLAPDWLLPAHLKEQVTPVARHLSLSPAKTPQVEINLVYQHAKYQLPNIKLSVDFICDYMRTHMADMVKSCSKLKH from the coding sequence ATGGATAAACTCAGAGCGCTACGCTATTTTAAACGTGTTGTTGAATTAAACAGTTTCAGTGCGGTTGCCGAGGAATGCTCAGTACCGGCTTCCTCGGTATCAAGACGCATCCGGGATCTGGAAGCGTCACTTGGGATCGAACTGGTCAAACGAACAACTCGCCATGTTAGCATTACCGATCTGGGCCAGCTCTATTACCAGCATATCGACGAGATCCTCAGCAGGCTAAACTACGCCGATGAACTGCTCTCGCAAAGCATGGATAACCCAAGTGGCACACTCAAGATAAGCGCACCGCCCGGCCTGGCTCAGGCACTACTGGTTCCTTTGTTTCGACACTTTAGGCAACAATTTCCGAACATTCTGCTCGACCTGGATTATACCAATGAATATGCATTGTTCGGCCAGGACTCCGTAGATCTGGCTATCAGGGGCGGGCCCATCGACGACGCCCGTCTGATAGCCAGGCCGCTTATTCGCAGTGGCTTTACACTATGGGCACATACTCAACTGGCCAATCAGCTTAACACGAAATTCGGCTCAGCCAATTGGTCGCTTGACCAGCTATCACAGTGTCCGGCCATCATGTTTCGCAATAAAGCTGCCATTGTGCCTTGGTGGGTGCAAACAGGGGACGACTGGCTACCGGTATCGACAAACCCTGTTCTGATCAGCAATGACAGCGCGACCTTACTGGATGCGCTCGCTCACGGCGAAGGTTTGTTGCTGGCACCCGACTGGCTGCTTCCGGCACATCTGAAAGAGCAGGTTACACCAGTTGCCAGACACCTTAGCTTGTCGCCAGCCAAGACACCACAGGTAGAGATCAACCTGGTATATCAGCACGCCAAATATCAGCTCCCGAACATAAAACTCAGCGTTGACTTTATCTGTGACTATATGCGTACTCATATGGCCGATATGGTAAAATCCTGCTCCAAGCTAAAACACTGA
- a CDS encoding GNAT family N-acetyltransferase, producing the protein MSITIRHAQKSDAATILHFINELAVYEKEPDAVLNTVSDIEQKLFGDDVRAHALICEQDGEAIGFAVYFFNYSTWLGKYGLYLEDLYVAQDQRGQGAGKALMKFLAQLAIEKDCGRFEWVVLDWNKPAIDFYNSIGAKPQDEWIIYRLTGDELRAFAKQP; encoded by the coding sequence ATGAGTATCACCATACGTCACGCTCAGAAGAGCGATGCAGCCACTATATTGCATTTTATCAATGAGCTAGCAGTCTATGAAAAAGAACCAGATGCTGTGCTTAATACCGTTTCTGACATCGAACAAAAACTGTTTGGCGATGATGTACGCGCTCACGCCCTGATCTGCGAGCAAGATGGCGAGGCCATTGGCTTTGCCGTGTATTTCTTTAATTATTCTACCTGGCTTGGCAAATATGGCCTGTATCTGGAAGATTTGTATGTTGCCCAGGATCAGCGCGGGCAGGGTGCAGGAAAAGCGCTAATGAAATTTCTTGCTCAGCTGGCCATTGAAAAAGACTGTGGCCGCTTTGAGTGGGTGGTGCTCGACTGGAACAAACCCGCAATCGATTTTTACAACAGCATAGGTGCAAAACCACAGGACGAGTGGATCATCTATCGCCTGACCGGTGATGAACTCAGGGCGTTTGCCAAGCAGCCTTAG
- a CDS encoding DUF2314 domain-containing protein, whose product MYWGLIVVFIVLAFWLHNRYSSSSEDYPALETDPNDPLLLQAVADAKASLEEFKSLYRQFPKDAFVKLYFESDCGVSEHLGAHVEGIKGDELSVFLVTPPVTHQGKLAHNYTCQFDDIEDWQITDKDGNIYGGFTQRAMFAIAEREGVELPRELQEMQGKYV is encoded by the coding sequence ATGTATTGGGGTTTAATTGTCGTTTTTATTGTGCTGGCCTTTTGGTTACACAATCGCTATAGCTCGAGTTCTGAGGATTATCCCGCGCTGGAAACCGATCCCAATGATCCCTTGCTGCTCCAGGCTGTGGCAGATGCCAAGGCATCATTAGAGGAATTCAAATCCCTGTATCGGCAGTTTCCCAAAGATGCCTTCGTTAAACTCTACTTTGAAAGCGACTGTGGCGTGTCGGAACACCTTGGCGCGCACGTTGAGGGGATCAAAGGCGATGAACTCAGCGTCTTTTTGGTGACCCCGCCTGTAACACATCAGGGCAAGCTGGCGCACAACTACACCTGCCAATTCGATGACATTGAAGACTGGCAGATCACGGATAAGGACGGCAATATTTATGGTGGCTTCACCCAGCGTGCCATGTTTGCCATTGCTGAACGTGAAGGCGTAGAACTGCCCCGCGAATTACAAGAAATGCAGGGCAAGTATGTTTAG
- a CDS encoding SDR family oxidoreductase, giving the protein MARLNNKIALITGAARGIGAAVATCFVEQGATVIITDKNTEAATQLCEKLGENAHFHLLDVSQESHWQQVEAFVKAQFGRLDILVNNAGITGFLEAAGPHDPEHLDLESWHTVQRTNSDGVALGCKYGIRLMKASAAASIVNISSRSGLVGIPAAAAYAASKAAVRNHSKSVALYCAQQNYPIRCNSVHPGAILTPMWDAMLGEGAAREAAIAGIAADIPLGHMGNASDVAYAVLYLASDESAYVTGIELNVDGGILAGSSAAPKSN; this is encoded by the coding sequence ATGGCCAGACTAAATAACAAAATAGCTCTGATCACAGGCGCAGCACGTGGTATTGGTGCCGCAGTGGCAACATGCTTTGTTGAGCAAGGCGCAACCGTCATTATCACAGATAAAAACACGGAAGCTGCAACACAGCTGTGCGAAAAGCTTGGAGAAAATGCCCATTTTCATCTGCTGGATGTGTCGCAAGAGTCACATTGGCAGCAGGTAGAAGCCTTCGTCAAAGCGCAATTTGGCCGGCTCGATATTTTGGTTAACAACGCCGGGATAACGGGGTTTTTGGAAGCGGCAGGTCCGCATGATCCTGAACATCTGGATTTAGAGAGCTGGCACACAGTGCAACGCACCAATAGTGACGGTGTAGCATTAGGCTGCAAATATGGGATCCGGCTAATGAAAGCATCGGCAGCGGCCAGTATTGTTAATATCTCTTCTCGTTCAGGGCTGGTGGGGATCCCGGCAGCCGCCGCATACGCAGCCAGTAAAGCGGCCGTGCGCAATCACAGTAAATCAGTTGCTCTGTATTGTGCGCAGCAAAACTACCCGATACGGTGTAATTCAGTGCACCCCGGGGCCATCCTCACGCCCATGTGGGATGCCATGTTAGGTGAAGGCGCAGCCCGCGAAGCGGCCATTGCCGGTATTGCGGCCGATATCCCGCTTGGTCATATGGGCAATGCCAGTGATGTTGCTTATGCTGTGTTGTATCTGGCTTCTGATGAATCTGCCTATGTTACGGGTATTGAGCTGAATGTGGATGGCGGGATCCTCGCGGGCAGTAGCGCAGCGCCTAAATCAAATTAA
- a CDS encoding YciI family protein: protein MFVVNITYTVAVEEIDAHLPAHTRFLQQYYQQGVFLASGRKVPRTGGMIFATAKNQTEVEAILHNDPFYLAGLANYEITEIEVSKTASGLSQLLTL from the coding sequence ATGTTTGTAGTGAATATCACGTACACCGTAGCGGTGGAAGAAATTGACGCACATTTGCCTGCGCACACTCGGTTTTTGCAGCAGTATTATCAGCAAGGTGTGTTTTTAGCATCCGGCAGAAAGGTTCCCAGAACCGGAGGAATGATTTTCGCCACCGCAAAAAACCAAACTGAAGTAGAAGCCATTCTACACAACGACCCTTTTTACCTCGCCGGACTGGCGAATTACGAGATCACAGAAATTGAAGTAAGCAAGACTGCCAGTGGTTTATCACAACTGCTAACCCTTTGA
- a CDS encoding uracil-DNA glycosylase family protein — protein sequence MDIIERVRQCTVCRGNLPFEPRPVIQGLPTAKILIAGQAPSLSVQKTGIPFNDASGRRLREWLGVTEAQFYDPALFAIVPMAFCYPGKGKSGDLPPPKICAQTWRAPLLAAFDQIELTILIGQYAQSYHLADFVSVSQAVTDWKAGLPGQIALPHPSPRNQLWVRKRPWFEAEVLPALKARVRDVLGDLE from the coding sequence TTGGATATTATTGAGCGTGTGCGGCAATGTACTGTGTGCCGGGGAAATCTGCCTTTTGAGCCCAGGCCCGTGATCCAGGGGCTACCCACAGCAAAAATTCTGATCGCCGGACAGGCACCCAGCCTGAGCGTACAAAAAACCGGAATACCATTTAATGATGCCAGCGGCAGACGACTCAGAGAGTGGTTAGGCGTGACAGAGGCTCAGTTTTACGATCCGGCCTTGTTTGCCATTGTTCCTATGGCTTTTTGCTATCCGGGTAAGGGAAAATCTGGCGATTTACCGCCCCCAAAAATCTGTGCTCAGACATGGCGTGCGCCATTGCTTGCGGCATTTGATCAAATTGAGTTGACCATTTTGATTGGCCAATATGCGCAAAGCTATCATTTAGCCGATTTTGTGAGTGTGTCGCAGGCGGTGACCGACTGGAAAGCGGGTTTACCCGGGCAAATTGCATTACCGCACCCCAGTCCGCGCAATCAATTATGGGTACGAAAACGGCCCTGGTTCGAAGCCGAAGTATTACCCGCATTAAAGGCCAGAGTTCGGGATGTTTTAGGAGATCTCGAATAG
- a CDS encoding PepSY-associated TM helix domain-containing protein: MKDSFFRSMTWLHTWVGLLFCWLLWLVFFAGTLSFFRQEITLWSKPELHQHSMVVQSAQQDLLDYGFNRLNSEAPDAARWWISLPSERNPLLRVSHLPYAQPGEKASWVNHNLAADSKTPITTRETKGGSFFYRLHFDLHYMDRTTARWIVCLASLFMLVALISGIVIHKRIFKDMFQFRTGKGSRSWLDGHNLSSVLALPFHLMITYTGLITLIFTLFPYPAQTVYEEGVKEFRKDFYPERQRPQQSHEALSTPAFAQSLDHFFTNWPEQPISRIIIDHPQDAAAVMKIYGANRSEIKDEQAVWIYSGKTGELLNTVHLEDSAAAQLYGGMIAMHTGRLASTGLRWLYFLCGLAGCAMIATGCVMWAKRIRERQKPTQPASFGLKLVESLNLAAIMGLPLATAAFFYANRLLPVGHSGRADQEVLAFFLTWAATALFAAKWRNQQGWRTLALVNALAWLLLPLCNALTTQGNLISYASKGQWALFMFDILTLLAAAVFFWQSNKLQSAPQTRPQRARTERAA, from the coding sequence ATGAAAGACAGTTTTTTCCGTTCCATGACCTGGCTACACACTTGGGTTGGGCTGTTGTTTTGCTGGTTGTTATGGCTGGTTTTCTTTGCCGGCACACTGAGCTTTTTCCGCCAGGAAATTACCTTATGGAGCAAACCTGAGTTGCATCAACACAGCATGGTAGTGCAAAGCGCACAACAAGACTTGCTGGATTATGGCTTTAACCGCTTAAACAGTGAGGCGCCAGATGCTGCACGGTGGTGGATCAGTTTGCCGTCCGAGCGCAATCCTCTGCTGCGCGTTTCGCATCTGCCCTATGCCCAGCCAGGAGAAAAAGCCAGCTGGGTGAATCATAATCTGGCCGCCGACAGCAAAACCCCTATAACGACGAGGGAAACCAAAGGAGGCAGTTTCTTTTACCGACTGCACTTTGACCTGCACTATATGGACCGCACAACCGCGCGCTGGATAGTCTGTCTGGCGAGTCTGTTTATGCTGGTTGCGCTGATCTCCGGCATCGTGATCCATAAACGCATTTTTAAGGATATGTTCCAGTTCAGAACCGGCAAAGGCAGCCGAAGCTGGCTGGACGGCCATAACCTGAGCTCGGTACTGGCCTTACCGTTTCACCTGATGATCACCTATACCGGTCTGATCACGCTGATATTCACGCTTTTTCCCTATCCGGCACAAACCGTCTATGAAGAGGGCGTAAAGGAGTTCAGAAAAGACTTCTATCCGGAGCGGCAGCGTCCCCAGCAAAGTCATGAAGCGTTGAGCACTCCAGCTTTCGCGCAATCTCTGGATCATTTTTTTACTAACTGGCCAGAGCAACCTATTTCGCGCATCATCATAGATCACCCCCAGGATGCAGCGGCGGTAATGAAAATCTACGGTGCTAACCGCAGCGAAATTAAAGACGAGCAGGCCGTGTGGATCTACTCTGGTAAAACGGGCGAACTGCTAAACACAGTGCACCTGGAAGACAGCGCTGCGGCGCAACTGTATGGCGGCATGATTGCCATGCATACCGGCCGTCTGGCCTCTACGGGCTTACGCTGGCTATACTTCCTCTGTGGTCTGGCGGGCTGCGCCATGATAGCCACAGGTTGCGTAATGTGGGCCAAACGGATCCGCGAGCGTCAAAAGCCCACTCAGCCAGCCAGTTTTGGCCTTAAGCTGGTCGAGTCTCTCAATCTGGCAGCCATCATGGGACTGCCGCTGGCTACCGCGGCTTTCTTTTATGCCAATCGACTACTGCCCGTCGGTCACAGCGGTCGTGCCGATCAGGAAGTACTGGCGTTTTTCCTGACCTGGGCCGCTACCGCCCTGTTCGCCGCCAAATGGCGTAACCAGCAAGGCTGGCGCACCCTGGCACTGGTCAATGCACTGGCCTGGCTGCTGTTGCCGCTGTGTAATGCGCTGACCACACAAGGCAACTTAATCAGTTACGCAAGCAAAGGTCAGTGGGCCTTGTTCATGTTCGACATACTCACTTTGTTGGCCGCAGCCGTGTTCTTCTGGCAAAGCAACAAGCTTCAGTCTGCACCGCAAACCCGACCACAACGCGCACGCACGGAGCGTGCAGCATGA
- a CDS encoding DUF3325 domain-containing protein, translating to MMYLITTLLCLGSFTAFALAKTPHYKAVFGTRPDQTLSQRYLITAWIMLLLTLGLNISQAVGYGSLMFCGQMALAVLLLGVMLAFQPRWIRSLFYLLPATTLLATVLSIL from the coding sequence ATGATGTATCTGATTACGACCTTGCTGTGCCTGGGCAGCTTTACGGCGTTCGCGCTGGCTAAAACGCCACATTATAAGGCGGTATTTGGTACCCGGCCTGATCAGACACTTAGCCAGCGTTATCTGATCACAGCCTGGATCATGCTTTTACTAACACTTGGACTGAATATCAGCCAGGCTGTTGGCTATGGCAGCCTGATGTTCTGCGGCCAGATGGCACTTGCAGTGCTGCTACTGGGAGTGATGCTCGCTTTTCAGCCACGCTGGATAAGATCATTATTTTACCTACTCCCTGCAACAACGCTGCTAGCAACAGTGTTATCCATCCTGTAA